Proteins co-encoded in one Streptomyces diastaticus subsp. diastaticus genomic window:
- a CDS encoding DsbA family protein → MSEKNREGKRAARERLKAERAKEEARNKRRRGLVVGGAVVGVLALAAAVGVIAANAGRTEKQAGPVVAPKGAAGEDGLAIPVGDASAKSTLVIWEDFRCPACANFENTYRSTIHELTEKGLLKVEYHLATLIDGNMRGEGSHRAANAAVCAQDAGKFPEYHDVLFANQPLETEDDFGSNDRLLELAGKVDGLVTPAFRSCVEDGEHDAWVAESDKAFQKGNFPGTPTVLLNGESVFGDQKNPLTPAKLRQLVEEEAGA, encoded by the coding sequence GTGAGTGAGAAGAACCGTGAGGGAAAGCGTGCCGCCCGCGAGCGGCTGAAGGCCGAGCGCGCCAAGGAAGAGGCGCGGAACAAGCGCCGCCGGGGGCTGGTGGTCGGCGGCGCGGTGGTGGGTGTGCTCGCCCTGGCCGCCGCCGTCGGCGTCATCGCGGCCAACGCGGGCAGGACCGAGAAGCAGGCGGGACCGGTCGTCGCCCCGAAGGGCGCCGCCGGCGAGGACGGCCTCGCCATCCCCGTCGGTGACGCCTCTGCCAAGTCCACCCTGGTCATCTGGGAGGACTTCCGCTGCCCGGCCTGCGCCAACTTCGAGAACACCTACCGTTCGACCATCCACGAGCTGACCGAGAAGGGGCTGCTGAAGGTCGAGTACCACCTCGCCACCCTGATCGACGGCAACATGCGCGGCGAGGGCTCGCACCGCGCCGCCAACGCCGCGGTCTGCGCGCAGGACGCCGGGAAGTTCCCCGAGTACCACGACGTCCTCTTCGCCAACCAGCCGCTGGAGACCGAGGACGACTTCGGCAGCAACGACCGGCTGCTGGAGCTGGCCGGGAAGGTCGACGGCCTGGTCACCCCCGCCTTCCGCTCCTGCGTCGAGGACGGTGAGCACGACGCGTGGGTGGCCGAGTCGGACAAGGCCTTCCAGAAGGGCAACTTCCCCGGCACCCCGACCGTGCTGCTCAACGGCGAGAGCGTCTTCGGAGACCAGAAGAACCCCCTCACCCCCGCCAAGCTCAGGCAACTGGTGGAGGAGGAGGCCGGGGCCTGA
- the lgt gene encoding prolipoprotein diacylglyceryl transferase — translation MDLAYIPSPSHGVLYLGPVPLRGYAFCIIIGVFVAVWYGNRRWVARGGRSGTVADIAVWAVPFGLVGGRLYHVITDYQLYFGEGRDWVDAFKIWEGGLGIWGAIALGAVGAWIGCRRRGIPLPAYADALAPGIALAQAIGRWGNWFNQELYGRATDLPWAVKITSVDGGRVPGTYHPTFLYESLWCVGVALLVIWADRRFKLGHGRAFALYVASYCAGRAWIEYMRVDEAHHILGLRLNVWTALIVLVLAIAYIVVSARLRPGREEIVEPAAAEDDGITGSGDQDADSAGTESADTAAAGAGSGKGPRKSPGKTGKD, via the coding sequence ATGGACCTTGCCTATATCCCCAGCCCCTCGCACGGTGTGCTCTACCTGGGCCCCGTACCGTTGCGCGGCTACGCGTTCTGCATCATCATCGGCGTCTTCGTGGCCGTCTGGTACGGCAACCGGAGGTGGGTCGCGCGGGGCGGCCGCTCCGGCACCGTCGCCGACATCGCCGTGTGGGCGGTGCCCTTCGGCCTCGTCGGCGGACGGCTCTACCACGTCATCACCGACTACCAGCTCTACTTCGGTGAGGGCCGCGACTGGGTGGACGCCTTCAAGATCTGGGAGGGCGGCCTCGGCATCTGGGGCGCCATCGCGCTCGGTGCCGTCGGCGCCTGGATCGGCTGCCGCCGCCGCGGCATCCCGCTCCCGGCCTACGCCGACGCCCTCGCCCCCGGCATCGCCCTCGCCCAGGCCATCGGCCGTTGGGGCAACTGGTTCAACCAGGAGCTCTACGGCCGCGCCACCGACCTGCCCTGGGCGGTGAAGATCACCAGCGTCGACGGCGGCCGGGTCCCCGGCACCTACCACCCGACCTTCCTCTACGAGTCGCTGTGGTGCGTCGGCGTCGCCCTCCTGGTGATCTGGGCCGACCGCCGCTTCAAGCTCGGCCACGGCCGAGCCTTCGCCCTGTACGTCGCCTCCTACTGCGCCGGGCGCGCCTGGATCGAGTACATGCGGGTCGACGAGGCCCACCACATCCTCGGCCTGCGGCTCAACGTCTGGACGGCGCTCATCGTCCTCGTCCTGGCCATCGCCTACATCGTGGTCTCGGCGCGGCTGCGCCCCGGCCGCGAGGAGATCGTCGAGCCGGCCGCGGCCGAGGACGACGGGATCACCGGCTCCGGCGACCAGGACGCCGACTCCGCCGGCACCGAGTCCGCCGACACCGCCGCGGCAGGCGCGGGCAGCGGCAAGGGCCCCCGCAAGAGTCCGGGGAAGACCGGCAAGGACTGA
- a CDS encoding HpcH/HpaI aldolase/citrate lyase family protein, with the protein MSAGPAGPWLTWLYAPGDRPDTVAKALCSGADVVLVDLEDAVAPGRKEYARRATAELLSAPQPVPVHVRVNPLAGAWGQADARALAGLPGLGGLRLPKVASPQDVVAYAELAALPREADGSGAGLRVPPLWALLESALGVERAYAVARSHPAVRGLALGEADLRADLGMREEAGLDWARGRVVVACRAAGLDAPVQSVHPDVRDEAGLAASCARGRALGFLGRAAIHPRQLPVIERAYLPRPAEVAAAEEIVAAAAAEAGAQALPDGRFVDAAVVAAARRTLALGARRG; encoded by the coding sequence ATGAGCGCCGGCCCGGCCGGACCTTGGCTGACCTGGCTCTACGCGCCCGGGGACCGGCCCGACACCGTCGCGAAGGCGCTCTGCTCGGGCGCGGACGTGGTCCTCGTCGACCTGGAGGACGCCGTCGCGCCCGGCCGCAAGGAGTACGCCCGCCGGGCCACGGCCGAACTGCTCTCGGCGCCGCAGCCGGTGCCGGTCCACGTCCGCGTCAACCCGCTGGCCGGCGCCTGGGGCCAGGCGGACGCACGGGCGCTGGCCGGGCTGCCGGGGCTGGGCGGGCTCCGGCTGCCGAAGGTCGCCTCGCCGCAGGACGTGGTGGCGTACGCGGAGCTGGCGGCGCTGCCCCGGGAGGCCGACGGGTCGGGCGCCGGTCTCCGGGTGCCGCCGCTGTGGGCGCTCCTGGAGTCGGCGCTCGGCGTCGAGCGGGCCTACGCGGTGGCCCGGTCCCATCCGGCGGTGCGGGGGCTGGCGCTGGGCGAGGCCGACCTGCGGGCCGACCTCGGGATGCGGGAGGAGGCGGGGCTGGACTGGGCGCGCGGCCGGGTGGTGGTGGCGTGCCGGGCGGCGGGACTGGACGCGCCGGTGCAGTCGGTCCACCCGGACGTCCGGGACGAGGCGGGGCTCGCGGCCTCCTGCGCGCGGGGGCGGGCGCTGGGCTTCCTGGGGCGGGCGGCGATCCACCCGCGCCAGCTCCCGGTGATCGAACGGGCCTACCTGCCGCGGCCGGCCGAGGTGGCCGCGGCCGAGGAGATCGTCGCGGCGGCCGCCGCCGAGGCGGGGGCGCAGGCCCTCCCCGACGGCCGGTTCGTGGACGCGGCGGTGGTCGCGGCGGCCCGGCGCACGCTGGCGCTGGGGGCGCGCCGGGGCTGA
- a CDS encoding CaiB/BaiF CoA transferase family protein — MTTAPDADGRPAGGTAYGPLTGLRVLDLATLFAGPLAATLLGDFGADVVKVEHPRRPDPSRGHGPARDGHGLWWKLLGRNKRTLTLDLSTGGGREALLRLVSGADVVVENFRPGTLERWGLGWQELSAANPRLVLARVTAFGQFGPYAHRPGFGTLAEAMSGFAAITGEPGGPPTLPPFGLADSIAGIATAYAVMAALAGRDRTGEGQVVDLALIEPILTALGPHPLWYDQLGHVQPRTGNRSVNNAPRNTYRTADGSWVAVSTSAQSVAERVMTLVGRPELAEEAWFADGAGRAAHADELDEAVGSWIARHPREDVLAAFDKAEAAAAPVQDVREVMTDPQYAALGTLAEVDDPDLGPLRMQNVLFRLTGTPGAIRWSGRAHGADTDAVLTEAGYAPAEVAALRAAGAV; from the coding sequence GTGACGACCGCGCCGGACGCGGACGGACGGCCGGCGGGCGGCACGGCGTACGGTCCGCTGACCGGGCTGCGGGTGCTGGACCTCGCCACGCTCTTCGCCGGTCCGCTGGCCGCCACCCTGCTCGGCGACTTCGGGGCGGACGTGGTGAAGGTGGAGCATCCGCGCCGTCCCGACCCGTCCCGGGGCCACGGGCCCGCCAGGGACGGCCACGGCCTGTGGTGGAAGCTTCTCGGCCGCAACAAGCGCACCCTCACCCTGGACCTGTCGACCGGCGGCGGCCGCGAGGCGCTGCTGCGGCTGGTGTCCGGCGCCGACGTGGTGGTGGAGAACTTCCGGCCGGGCACCCTGGAGCGCTGGGGACTGGGCTGGCAGGAGCTGAGCGCGGCCAACCCGCGGCTGGTGCTGGCCCGGGTGACGGCCTTCGGCCAGTTCGGGCCGTACGCGCACCGGCCGGGGTTCGGGACGCTGGCGGAGGCGATGAGCGGTTTCGCGGCGATCACCGGGGAGCCGGGCGGGCCGCCGACGCTGCCGCCGTTCGGCCTCGCCGACTCGATCGCGGGCATCGCGACCGCCTACGCGGTCATGGCGGCCCTCGCCGGCCGGGACCGCACCGGTGAGGGCCAGGTGGTGGATCTCGCCCTCATCGAGCCGATCCTGACCGCGCTCGGCCCGCACCCTCTCTGGTACGACCAGCTCGGCCACGTCCAGCCGCGCACCGGCAACCGCTCGGTCAACAACGCGCCCCGCAACACCTACCGGACCGCCGACGGTTCCTGGGTGGCCGTCTCCACCTCCGCCCAGTCCGTCGCCGAGCGGGTGATGACGCTGGTCGGGCGGCCCGAGCTGGCCGAGGAGGCGTGGTTCGCGGACGGCGCGGGCCGGGCGGCCCACGCCGACGAGCTGGACGAGGCGGTCGGCTCCTGGATCGCCCGGCACCCCCGGGAGGACGTGCTGGCCGCCTTCGACAAGGCGGAGGCGGCGGCGGCGCCCGTGCAGGACGTGCGGGAGGTGATGACCGATCCGCAGTACGCGGCGCTCGGCACCCTCGCCGAGGTCGACGACCCCGACCTCGGGCCGCTGCGGATGCAGAACGTGCTGTTCCGGCTGACCGGCACCCCCGGCGCGATCCGCTGGAGCGGCCGGGCCCACGGCGCCGACACCGACGCGGTGCTCACCGAGGCCGGGTACGCCCCGGCCGAGGTGGCGGCACTGCGGGCGGCGGGCGCGGTATGA
- a CDS encoding PfkB family carbohydrate kinase, which produces MTHIVVFGSVQEEPGARADGSPGGRGARQAVAAARAGAAVSLVGAVGTGAYGERLRAGLVREGVGVELLRTVPGPSGTARVAQDRAGSRAVVVPGADAAPTGTHPADAALIGTADVLLLSADTPLPGVAAAARAAGGRGVRTVLAPSPVCPPPDELLAATGLLVVDEDGAASLSGRAEPYRSVRALLELVPEAVVTLGTAGCLWAVRGGEPTVVPGPEVRVVDAAGADDVFAAALTVAVGEGRPMAPALEWATAAAALSAGRPGAGASSPYRAEIDARCAAVAS; this is translated from the coding sequence ATGACCCACATCGTGGTGTTCGGCAGTGTGCAGGAGGAGCCCGGCGCCCGCGCCGACGGGTCGCCGGGCGGCCGGGGCGCGCGGCAGGCGGTGGCGGCGGCCCGGGCCGGAGCGGCGGTGTCGCTGGTGGGGGCGGTGGGCACCGGTGCGTACGGCGAGCGGCTGCGGGCCGGGCTGGTGCGTGAGGGCGTCGGCGTGGAGCTGCTGCGGACGGTTCCGGGGCCGAGCGGCACCGCCCGGGTCGCCCAGGACCGGGCGGGCTCCCGCGCCGTGGTGGTGCCGGGCGCGGACGCGGCGCCGACCGGCACCCATCCGGCCGACGCGGCGCTGATCGGCACCGCCGACGTGCTGCTCCTGTCGGCGGACACCCCGCTGCCCGGGGTGGCCGCGGCCGCCCGGGCCGCGGGCGGGCGGGGGGTGCGGACGGTGCTGGCGCCGTCACCGGTGTGCCCGCCGCCGGACGAACTGCTCGCGGCGACCGGCCTGCTGGTCGTGGACGAGGACGGGGCGGCGTCGCTGTCCGGGCGCGCCGAGCCGTACCGGTCGGTGCGCGCGCTGCTGGAGCTGGTCCCCGAGGCGGTCGTGACGCTGGGGACGGCGGGCTGCCTGTGGGCGGTGCGCGGCGGGGAGCCGACGGTGGTGCCGGGGCCCGAGGTGAGGGTGGTGGACGCGGCGGGCGCAGACGACGTCTTCGCGGCCGCGCTGACGGTGGCCGTGGGCGAGGGCCGGCCGATGGCGCCGGCCCTGGAGTGGGCCACGGCGGCGGCCGCTCTGTCGGCGGGGCGGCCCGGCGCGGGCGCCTCGTCGCCGTACCGGGCCGAGATCGACGCCCGCTGCGCGGCGGTGGCCTCGTGA
- a CDS encoding ADP-ribosylglycohydrolase family protein — protein sequence MNAPLRVTWTQPEDLIGHELRQCDEEGRDTTEARARWLAAGGPETPGRGGASPVPASPRLRELAEELLDQLDALPRSTETREPTGFTAIRAACPLWPAPPGPDRLAPGLGDRLHAAWLGRAAGCLLGKPVEKLELAAIRELARATGNWPLTGYFTARGLPSELARAHPWNRRSAENSLAENIDGMPPDDDLDHSLLALELIRRHGREFTTGDLARLWLDELPAGRTFTAERVAYRNLLSGVEPPETARRRNPFREWIGALIRADVHGWTRPGDPAAAAEQAHRDAVLTHTGNGVYGAMFAAAVIAEAAGGRSDVHGCLDAGLGVVPPDSRLARAVRRGRELASAEAGFATVVDRLHEEYGRYHWVHVVPNAALVAAALTHSGGAFAGAVTRAVSGGWDTDSNGATAGSVAGLLAGHPDALGERWTAPLKNRLSTAVAGFDGVGFDTLAALTLQEARTV from the coding sequence GTGAACGCGCCGCTGCGCGTCACCTGGACGCAGCCGGAGGACCTGATCGGGCACGAGCTGCGCCAGTGCGACGAGGAGGGCCGCGACACCACGGAGGCACGGGCCCGCTGGCTGGCGGCCGGCGGGCCCGAGACCCCCGGGCGCGGCGGCGCCTCGCCGGTGCCCGCCTCGCCCAGGCTGCGGGAACTCGCGGAGGAACTCCTCGACCAGCTCGACGCGTTGCCCCGCTCGACCGAGACCCGGGAGCCGACCGGCTTCACCGCGATCCGGGCGGCCTGTCCGCTCTGGCCCGCGCCGCCGGGCCCTGACCGCCTCGCTCCCGGCCTCGGCGACCGGCTGCACGCGGCGTGGCTGGGCCGGGCCGCGGGGTGTCTGCTCGGCAAGCCGGTGGAGAAGCTGGAGCTGGCGGCGATCCGGGAACTGGCCCGGGCGACCGGGAACTGGCCGCTCACCGGGTACTTCACCGCGCGCGGGCTGCCGTCCGAGCTGGCCCGCGCCCACCCGTGGAACCGGCGCAGCGCGGAGAACTCCCTGGCCGAGAACATCGACGGGATGCCGCCCGACGACGACCTCGACCACTCCCTGCTGGCCCTGGAACTGATCCGGCGCCACGGACGGGAGTTCACCACCGGCGACCTGGCGCGGCTCTGGCTGGACGAGCTGCCGGCCGGGCGGACCTTCACCGCCGAGCGGGTCGCCTACCGCAACCTGCTGTCGGGGGTGGAGCCGCCGGAGACCGCCCGGCGGCGCAACCCCTTCCGGGAGTGGATCGGCGCGCTGATCCGGGCCGACGTGCACGGCTGGACCCGGCCGGGGGACCCGGCGGCCGCGGCCGAGCAGGCGCACCGCGACGCGGTCCTCACCCACACGGGCAACGGCGTCTACGGGGCGATGTTCGCGGCGGCGGTGATCGCCGAGGCGGCGGGTGGCCGCAGCGACGTGCACGGGTGCCTCGACGCGGGCCTCGGCGTGGTCCCGCCCGACTCGCGGCTGGCCCGGGCGGTGCGACGCGGGCGCGAACTGGCCTCCGCGGAGGCCGGTTTCGCAACGGTGGTGGACCGGCTGCACGAGGAGTACGGGAGGTACCACTGGGTGCACGTGGTGCCGAACGCGGCGCTGGTCGCGGCGGCCCTCACCCACTCCGGCGGCGCGTTCGCCGGGGCGGTGACCCGGGCGGTCTCCGGCGGCTGGGACACCGATTCCAACGGCGCCACCGCCGGTTCGGTGGCCGGGCTGCTCGCCGGACACCCCGACGCGCTGGGCGAACGGTGGACGGCGCCCCTGAAGAACCGGCTCAGCACGGCCGTCGCCGGGTTCGACGGCGTCGGCTTCGACACCCTCGCGGCACTCACCCTCCAGGAGGCCAGAACCGTATGA
- a CDS encoding ADP-ribosylglycohydrolase family protein: MTLTSTLDDRITGSLVGAAVGDALGGPVEGWTPEQISRRHGGRVGGIVGPWHDQWRTARPIAPYHKGDGHVTDDTLMTRLLIEVYEEVRDHLDAYAVATHLVPRMIGEPRWIPELEASALPLQRVFLAEKWLVARVHYGHVDPREAGAGNIVNCGAAMYMAPVGLVNAARPEAAYAEALEVAAPHQSSYGREAAGVFAAAVAAACAPGATVSSVVGTCLALAKDGTRAAIEAVCEVAAEHRDFETALEPLRRAVAPFDTVGPDYRAPSLGARRPSRLHAIEELPVALGMLVVGEGDYRRTVLGAVNYGRDCDSIATMGGAVAGALGGAGSVPGQWAEQVAQASRLDLQGPALRLAEVAREVFARDRARHRSHAEAFAALTGGPVADPGPGA, encoded by the coding sequence ATGACGCTCACATCGACCCTGGACGACCGGATCACGGGCAGCCTCGTCGGCGCGGCCGTCGGCGACGCGCTGGGCGGCCCCGTCGAAGGCTGGACGCCCGAGCAGATCAGCCGGCGGCACGGCGGCCGGGTCGGCGGCATCGTCGGACCCTGGCACGATCAGTGGCGCACCGCCCGTCCCATCGCGCCGTACCACAAGGGCGACGGGCACGTCACCGACGACACCTTGATGACCCGTCTGCTGATCGAGGTGTACGAGGAGGTCCGCGACCACCTCGACGCGTACGCCGTCGCCACGCACCTGGTGCCCCGGATGATCGGCGAGCCCCGGTGGATCCCGGAGCTGGAGGCGTCCGCGCTGCCGCTCCAGCGGGTCTTCCTGGCCGAGAAGTGGCTGGTGGCCCGGGTGCACTACGGGCACGTCGACCCGCGCGAGGCGGGCGCGGGGAACATCGTCAACTGCGGGGCCGCGATGTACATGGCGCCGGTCGGCCTGGTCAACGCCGCCCGCCCCGAGGCCGCGTACGCGGAGGCGCTGGAGGTGGCGGCACCGCACCAGTCCTCGTACGGGCGGGAGGCGGCCGGGGTGTTCGCGGCGGCGGTGGCGGCGGCCTGCGCGCCCGGCGCCACCGTCTCCTCGGTGGTCGGCACCTGCCTTGCGCTGGCCAAGGACGGCACCCGCGCCGCGATCGAGGCGGTCTGCGAAGTGGCCGCGGAGCACCGGGACTTCGAGACGGCGCTGGAACCGCTGCGGCGAGCCGTCGCCCCCTTCGACACGGTCGGCCCCGACTACCGCGCCCCCTCCCTCGGCGCCCGCCGGCCCTCCCGGCTGCACGCCATCGAGGAACTGCCGGTGGCGCTCGGGATGCTGGTGGTGGGCGAGGGTGACTACCGGCGGACCGTGCTGGGCGCGGTCAACTACGGGCGGGACTGCGACTCGATCGCCACCATGGGCGGCGCCGTGGCGGGCGCGCTCGGCGGCGCGGGATCGGTGCCCGGGCAGTGGGCCGAGCAGGTCGCCCAGGCGAGCAGGCTCGACCTTCAGGGCCCGGCCCTGCGGCTGGCCGAGGTGGCGCGGGAGGTCTTCGCCCGGGACCGGGCCCGGCACCGGTCCCACGCCGAGGCGTTCGCCGCGCTGACCGGCGGGCCGGTCGCGGACCCGGGGCCGGGCGCGTGA
- a CDS encoding ADP-ribosylglycohydrolase family protein, which yields MSPLEGPAPEPGEALPAVTAAPLPAPAAAGPDLAARVEATLLGLAAGDAAGWPAARHRAARMPRWTRRLTRELDTFAEENATTTLPVPIALNQPPEPLRLGPSDDAEWAAFTALNLVAGAALAGGVRAAVDAAWRRLAAEVAEASADAPEVESAVLPLRARISVRAGLGNLAAGLGPPATGHDNPHYFDDAACVRACVLALARPGDPAAAADLAEFDARYTQDGDGVHGARAMAAALAGALAGAGPQEAARLALAQLPAATEIGRNARQALGLARRARDTGGAFGLVPLLEHRIVDHVYSYGIAAAETVPVALALAVAADGSPAVAVPAAACLSRVADSAPALTGALTGALAGPSALPESWRQACRTLSGCALPWLAGTDLVELAGRLVPGDGGTPGG from the coding sequence GTGAGCCCGCTGGAGGGGCCCGCCCCCGAGCCCGGCGAAGCCCTGCCCGCCGTCACCGCCGCTCCCCTGCCGGCTCCTGCCGCCGCCGGTCCCGACCTGGCCGCCCGCGTCGAGGCGACGCTGCTGGGCCTCGCCGCGGGGGACGCCGCGGGCTGGCCCGCCGCCCGGCACCGGGCGGCCCGGATGCCACGCTGGACCCGGCGGCTCACCCGGGAGCTGGACACCTTCGCCGAGGAGAACGCGACCACGACCCTGCCGGTGCCGATCGCCCTCAACCAGCCGCCCGAACCGCTGCGGCTCGGCCCCTCCGACGACGCCGAGTGGGCCGCCTTCACCGCGCTGAACCTGGTGGCCGGGGCGGCCCTCGCCGGCGGGGTGCGGGCCGCCGTCGACGCCGCCTGGCGGCGGCTGGCCGCCGAGGTGGCCGAGGCGTCCGCCGACGCCCCCGAGGTCGAGTCGGCGGTGCTGCCGCTGCGGGCCCGCATCTCGGTCCGCGCGGGGCTCGGCAACCTCGCGGCGGGCCTCGGCCCGCCCGCCACCGGCCACGACAACCCGCACTACTTCGACGACGCCGCCTGCGTCCGGGCCTGTGTGCTCGCACTGGCCCGTCCGGGTGATCCGGCGGCCGCCGCCGACCTCGCCGAGTTCGACGCCCGCTACACCCAGGACGGTGACGGCGTGCACGGGGCACGGGCGATGGCGGCGGCGCTGGCGGGTGCGCTCGCAGGCGCCGGGCCCCAGGAGGCGGCCCGGCTCGCCCTCGCCCAGTTGCCCGCCGCCACCGAGATCGGGCGCAATGCCCGGCAGGCGCTCGGCCTCGCCCGGCGGGCCCGCGACACCGGCGGCGCGTTCGGGCTGGTGCCGCTGCTGGAGCACCGGATCGTCGACCACGTCTACAGCTACGGGATCGCCGCCGCCGAGACGGTGCCCGTGGCGCTCGCCCTCGCGGTGGCGGCGGACGGCTCCCCGGCGGTCGCGGTCCCGGCGGCCGCCTGCCTGTCCCGGGTGGCCGACTCGGCGCCCGCGCTGACCGGCGCGCTCACCGGCGCGCTCGCGGGCCCCTCGGCCCTGCCGGAGAGCTGGCGGCAGGCGTGCCGGACGTTGTCGGGGTGTGCGCTGCCCTGGCTGGCCGGGACCGATCTGGTGGAACTCGCCGGGCGGCTCGTACCGGGGGACGGAGGCACTCCGGGGGGATGA
- a CDS encoding ADP-ribosylglycohydrolase family protein, protein MVAPTRPTLPLPAALRERGRGALLGLAVGDALGAPAENLKPSEIRRRWGRITGYVAEHPAGTDDTEYAIFSGLLLARYGSGLTTARVEAAWHRWIADLDEGPFRGAGFSERGTLENLRRGLTAPITAQHRHAWSDGLAMRAAPFGVFAAGRPEEAARLVAVDGGVSHEGEGIYGGQAVAAGVAAAMGGASTDGVVTAALSVVPDDSWTARSLRRAVAAADRGERAVRSAVVIGGYPWTDLAPEAVGLAFGALAAARGVFPAAVLTAVNMGRDADTTAAVAGALAGALGGAAAVPAEWAARIGPVRGSCLPSMAGLHVLDVADLLTPDPEEPARHSPVGHCPDLPEEALAGRADRALRRLGARASTGPAPEPAAGRTPAGARP, encoded by the coding sequence ATGGTGGCACCGACCCGCCCGACCCTCCCGCTCCCCGCCGCCCTGCGCGAGCGGGGCCGGGGCGCCCTGCTCGGCCTGGCCGTCGGCGACGCGCTGGGCGCCCCGGCAGAGAACCTGAAGCCCTCCGAGATCCGCCGCCGCTGGGGCCGCATCACCGGATACGTCGCCGAGCACCCGGCCGGGACCGACGACACCGAGTACGCGATCTTCTCCGGGCTGCTCCTCGCCCGGTACGGCTCGGGGCTGACCACCGCCCGGGTGGAGGCGGCCTGGCACCGGTGGATCGCCGACCTCGACGAGGGGCCGTTCCGGGGCGCCGGGTTCAGCGAGCGCGGCACCCTGGAGAACCTGCGGCGCGGCCTGACCGCCCCGATCACCGCCCAGCACCGGCACGCCTGGAGCGACGGCCTGGCGATGCGCGCGGCCCCGTTCGGCGTCTTCGCGGCGGGCCGGCCCGAGGAGGCGGCCCGGCTGGTCGCCGTCGACGGCGGCGTCAGCCACGAGGGCGAGGGCATCTACGGCGGCCAGGCCGTCGCCGCCGGGGTCGCGGCGGCGATGGGCGGCGCGAGCACCGACGGCGTGGTGACCGCCGCCCTGTCGGTGGTCCCCGACGACTCGTGGACGGCCCGTTCGCTCAGGCGGGCGGTGGCCGCCGCCGACCGGGGCGAGCGGGCGGTCCGCTCGGCCGTGGTGATCGGCGGCTACCCGTGGACCGACCTCGCCCCCGAGGCGGTCGGCCTCGCCTTCGGGGCGCTGGCCGCCGCCCGCGGGGTCTTCCCGGCCGCCGTGCTGACCGCCGTCAACATGGGCCGTGACGCCGACACCACCGCCGCCGTGGCCGGGGCACTCGCCGGGGCGCTGGGCGGGGCGGCGGCGGTCCCCGCCGAGTGGGCCGCGCGGATCGGGCCGGTACGGGGCTCCTGCCTGCCGTCCATGGCGGGCCTGCACGTCCTGGACGTCGCCGACCTCCTCACCCCCGACCCGGAGGAACCGGCCCGCCACTCCCCCGTCGGACACTGCCCCGACCTGCCCGAGGAGGCGCTCGCGGGCCGCGCCGACCGGGCGCTGCGGCGGCTCGGCGCGCGCGCTTCGACCGGGCCCGCCCCAGAGCCGGCGGCCGGCCGCACCCCGGCCGGAGCCCGGCCGTGA
- a CDS encoding VIT1/CCC1 transporter family protein, which yields MAFIDNEAALHGAHRDNHTHRDVNGGWLRPAVFGAMDGLVSNLALITGVAGGSVAQQTIVLTGLAGLAAGAFSMAAGEYTSVASQRELVEAEVAVERRELRRHPRDEEAELAGLYVSRGVEPKLAREVARQLSADPEQALEIHAREELGVDPGDLPSPTVAAVSSFGAFAVGALLPVLPYLLGTDALWPSVALALAGLFGCGALVARVTARPWWFSGLRQLALGAAAAGVTYLLGSLFGASLG from the coding sequence GTGGCGTTCATCGACAACGAGGCGGCGCTCCACGGGGCGCACCGGGACAACCACACCCATCGCGACGTCAACGGCGGCTGGCTGCGGCCCGCGGTGTTCGGCGCGATGGACGGCCTGGTCTCCAACCTCGCGCTGATCACGGGCGTGGCCGGCGGCTCGGTGGCGCAGCAGACGATCGTGCTGACCGGCCTGGCGGGGCTCGCCGCCGGCGCGTTCTCGATGGCCGCGGGGGAGTACACCTCGGTCGCCTCCCAGCGGGAGCTGGTCGAGGCGGAGGTCGCCGTGGAGCGCCGTGAGCTGCGCCGGCACCCCCGCGACGAGGAGGCGGAGCTGGCCGGGCTGTACGTCTCGCGCGGCGTCGAGCCGAAGCTCGCCCGCGAGGTGGCGCGGCAGCTCTCGGCCGACCCGGAGCAGGCGCTGGAGATCCACGCCCGCGAGGAACTGGGCGTCGACCCGGGTGACCTGCCCTCGCCGACGGTGGCCGCCGTCTCGTCGTTCGGGGCGTTCGCGGTGGGCGCGCTGCTGCCGGTGCTGCCGTACCTGCTGGGGACGGACGCGCTGTGGCCGTCCGTGGCGCTGGCGCTGGCCGGGCTGTTCGGCTGCGGGGCGCTGGTGGCCCGGGTGACGGCGCGCCCCTGGTGGTTCAGCGGGCTGCGCCAGCTGGCTCTCGGTGCCGCCGCCGCCGGTGTGACGTACCTCCTGGGCAGCCTTTTCGGCGCGAGCCTGGGGTGA